The following coding sequences lie in one Arachis stenosperma cultivar V10309 chromosome 5, arast.V10309.gnm1.PFL2, whole genome shotgun sequence genomic window:
- the LOC130981736 gene encoding F-box/kelch-repeat protein At3g23880-like — protein sequence MRRGPIPDDDDDAVPRKGKVVTTTGGWPELLRCVTTKPPPILLDELIAEILLRIPARSLLRLRNSVCSSWRTLISSSQFAKDHLRRSMAVDPALTHPLIAYFARACEYPKIGVFSVRSVMENPPQEPTKVVSYEGRRYRIIIGSCNGLLCLHDEERGEDGFIISHRAMLWNPCTGFTSQPLEIAGVLSICGFGYDHVNDKYKLLAVVRKKSGEPVTTRMFTFGPNSTWRTIQDFPHNYFDFDSGKYLERLAGLYLSGTGTLNWLLYSYSSFVKVISLDLVKETYSQFSLPSRDSHDNLWMEPKLGILRDCLAVCYETKKTHWTVWFMKDYGVPQSWTKLTTIPHHPLLVHSPSCVALQPIYMLKDVLLAIAPSGKFVLCNLKDGSIDLPNINSSSDGMPRLLPLTQHASPRVFQLYHESLVSPSHFGLPSCSSEMRLIKPSL from the coding sequence ATGAGGAGGGGTCCGAttcctgatgatgatgatgatgctgttCCGAGGAAGGGGAAGGTTGTCACAACCACCGGGGGGTGGCCGGAACTGCTCCGCTGTGTCACGACAAAACCACCACCTATCCTTCTGGACGAGCTCATAGCGGAAATCCTGCTGAGGATACCGGCGAGGTCTCTCCTTCGATTAAGGAACAGCGTCTGCAGTTCATGGAGAACCCTAATTTCCAGTTCCCAATTTGCCAAGGACCACCTTCGACGTTCAATGGCGGTGGATCCAGCCTTGACCCACCCACTTATTGCCTATTTTGCCCGAGCCTGCGAATACCCCAAAATCGGAGTGTTCTCCGTACGATCTGTGATGGAGAACCCTCCCCAGGAACCCACTAAAGTAGTTTCCTATGAGGGACGACGCTACCGCATCATCATTGGCTCTTGCAATGGATTGCTGTGCTTGCACGATGAAGAGCGCGGCGAGGATGGATTCATAATAAGCCATCGTGCCATGCTGTGGAACCCCTGCACCGGATTCACTTCTCAGCCGCTTGAAATTGCAGGTGTCCTCTCCATTTGCGGATTCGGTTATGATCATGTCAATGACAAGTATAAGCTCTTGGCTGTTGTGAGAAAGAAATCAGGCGAACCCGTCACCACCAGAATGTTTACATTCGGCCCAAATTCTACCTGGAGAACAATCCAGGATTTCCCCCATAATTATTTTGACTTTGATTCCGGGAAATATCTGGAGCGTCTTGCAGGGCTTTATTTAAGTGGCACTGGCACTCTTAATTGGCTTCTTTACAGCTATAGTAGTTTTGTGAAGGTTATTTCCCTTGACTTGGTCAAAGAGACTTATAGTCAGTTTTCCCTTCCCAGCAGGGATTCACATGATAATCTCTGGATGGAACCCAAATTGGGTATCTTGAGGGATTGTCTTGCTGTTTGTTATGAGACTAAGAAAACTCATTGGACTGTCTGGTTCATGAAGGACTATGGAGTTCCTCAGTCTTGGACTAAATTGACCACAATCCCCCACCACCCGCTACTCGTTCATAGTCCCTCATGCGTTGCATTACAGCCTATATACATGTTGAAAGATGTTCTCCTTGCAATTGCTCCGAGTGGCAAGTTTGTTTTATGTAACTTAAAAGATGGCAGCATAGATCTTCCTAATATTAACAGCTCCAGTGATGGCATGCCCAGACTTCTTCCTTTAACTCAGCACGCATCTCCAAGGGTCTTTCAACTCTATCATGAAAGCTTAGTTTCGCCCTCGCACTTTGGTCTTCCAAGTTGCTCATCTGAGATGCGGTTAATTAAGCCAAGCCTATAA